In a genomic window of Mycoplasma iguanae:
- the atpG gene encoding ATP synthase F1 subunit gamma has product MASLQSIKSRISSIETTRKITKAMELVSSAKTRKIKMYHESIQEYVQAIAQVLGSIYQKNNAKDLDLDINVTAGQLYVIVTSQLGLCGPYNLNIAKLAKKLVTKNDYVIILGSKGISILRETFLEEQVLFKVAKYEHDDLTKALEQIKNIIVNYLNDKKISAVNVLYTQYINSLTFQAINKEIFPLKANDFTNNLLAGELELEPNAQKILKSVLPLYFSSTLLNLIIESKVSEMSSRMSAMKSATNNADEINRTLKLLFNKSRQSNITQEITEIINGALND; this is encoded by the coding sequence ATGGCTTCTCTACAATCAATTAAAAGTAGAATATCTTCAATTGAAACAACAAGAAAAATCACCAAAGCAATGGAACTTGTTTCATCAGCTAAAACAAGAAAAATCAAAATGTATCATGAATCGATCCAAGAATATGTGCAAGCTATTGCTCAAGTCTTAGGTTCAATTTATCAAAAAAATAATGCAAAAGATTTAGATTTAGACATCAATGTAACAGCTGGACAATTATATGTAATTGTTACTTCCCAATTAGGACTATGTGGACCTTACAACTTAAACATTGCAAAACTTGCAAAAAAATTAGTAACTAAAAATGACTACGTAATTATTCTAGGGTCAAAAGGAATTTCTATTTTAAGAGAAACTTTTTTAGAAGAACAAGTTTTATTTAAAGTGGCCAAATATGAACATGATGATTTAACTAAAGCTTTAGAACAAATTAAAAATATTATCGTTAACTATCTAAATGACAAAAAAATTAGTGCTGTTAATGTGTTATATACCCAGTATATTAACAGTTTAACTTTCCAAGCAATAAATAAAGAAATATTTCCTTTAAAAGCAAACGATTTTACAAACAATCTTTTAGCTGGAGAATTAGAATTGGAACCCAATGCTCAAAAGATTTTAAAAAGTGTTTTACCACTTTACTTTAGCTCAACTTTATTGAATTTAATCATAGAAAGTAAAGTATCAGAAATGTCTTCAAGAATGTCTGCAATGAAAAGTGCAACAAATAATGCAGATGAAATTAATCGAACATTGAAGTTATTATTTAATAAATCACGTCAGTCAAATATTACACAAGAAATTACCGAAATTATTAACGGTGCCTTAAATGATTAA
- the atpD gene encoding F0F1 ATP synthase subunit beta, translating into MANNNQKNVGIITQILGPVIDVRFPEGALPNLLNALEFEFNGKKYVLEVEQHIGNDVVRTIAMEISYGLKKGIKVYDTGKPISVPVGKTVLSRMLNVLGEPIDEKEPIPATVERNPIHAPVPTYEDQDPTTEILETGIKVIDLLIPYIKGGKIGLFGGAGVGKTVLVQELINNVAKQHGGLSVFAGVGERSREGNDLYNEMKASGVLDKTALVFGQMNEPPGARMRVVLSALTMAEYFRDELNQDVLLFVDNIFRFIQAGSEVSALLGRMPSAVGYQPTLATEMGKLQERITSTHKGSITSVQAVYVPADDLTDPAPATTFAHLDAKTVLDRNIAALGIYPAIDPLGSSSRLLDPLIVGQEHYNVAREVQATLQRFKELQDIIAILGMDELTEEDKKVVLRARRIRNFLSQPFHVAEKFSGIPGQFIKLSDTVRSFREILDGKHDHLPEAAFLYVGTIEDVVAKAAKITSK; encoded by the coding sequence ATGGCAAATAATAATCAAAAAAATGTTGGTATAATTACTCAAATTTTAGGGCCTGTTATTGACGTCCGTTTTCCAGAAGGTGCACTTCCTAACTTATTAAATGCACTTGAATTTGAATTTAATGGTAAAAAATATGTCTTAGAAGTTGAACAACATATCGGAAACGATGTTGTAAGAACAATAGCGATGGAAATTTCTTATGGATTGAAAAAAGGTATTAAAGTTTACGACACAGGAAAACCAATTTCTGTACCAGTAGGAAAAACAGTACTTTCAAGAATGTTAAACGTTCTTGGAGAACCAATCGATGAAAAAGAACCCATTCCTGCAACTGTAGAAAGAAATCCCATCCATGCTCCTGTACCCACTTACGAAGATCAGGATCCAACTACCGAAATTTTAGAAACCGGAATTAAAGTTATTGATTTATTAATTCCTTATATTAAAGGTGGAAAAATTGGTCTTTTTGGTGGAGCTGGAGTTGGAAAAACTGTACTTGTACAAGAATTAATTAATAATGTTGCTAAACAACACGGTGGACTTTCAGTTTTTGCTGGAGTTGGTGAGCGTTCTCGTGAAGGAAATGATCTTTATAATGAAATGAAAGCTTCAGGAGTTTTAGATAAAACTGCTTTAGTTTTTGGTCAAATGAATGAACCTCCAGGTGCAAGAATGCGTGTTGTACTTTCAGCACTAACAATGGCTGAATATTTTAGAGATGAATTAAATCAAGATGTGCTATTATTTGTTGATAATATTTTCAGATTTATTCAAGCTGGTTCTGAAGTTTCAGCTTTACTAGGGAGAATGCCTTCAGCTGTTGGTTATCAACCAACACTTGCAACTGAAATGGGAAAATTACAAGAAAGAATTACTTCTACACATAAAGGATCAATTACTTCTGTACAAGCAGTTTATGTTCCGGCTGATGATTTAACTGATCCTGCTCCTGCTACAACTTTTGCACACCTAGATGCTAAAACAGTTTTAGATAGAAATATTGCAGCTTTAGGAATTTATCCTGCAATTGATCCATTAGGATCATCTTCAAGATTACTTGATCCATTAATTGTAGGACAGGAACACTACAATGTTGCCCGTGAAGTGCAAGCAACATTACAACGTTTCAAAGAATTGCAAGATATTATTGCAATTTTGGGAATGGATGAATTAACAGAAGAAGACAAAAAAGTTGTTCTACGTGCACGTAGAATCAGAAATTTCTTATCGCAACCATTCCATGTAGCAGAAAAATTTTCTGGTATTCCAGGTCAATTTATTAAACTAAGTGACACTGTAAGAAGTTTTAGAGAAATTTTAGATGGAAAACATGATCATTTACCTGAAGCAGCATTTTTATATGTTGGAACAATTGAAGATGTAGTTGCTAAAGCAGCTAAAATTACTTCAAAATAG
- the atpA gene encoding F0F1 ATP synthase subunit alpha → MTANKELDITSVIKKQIKNFHKKIEESEIGEVISVSDYVAIVYGLKDVQFGEVLIFEKSNVSGMAYSLEEEFIGVLILGDETKIFEGEIVHRTKEIISTKIGDALVGRVLNALGEPIDGKTPLAKLKSKEIFTEAPSIMSRQEVNQPLDTGILLIDSMIPIGKGQRELIIGDRQTGKTSIALDTIINQKGKDVICVYVAIGQKNSTVSQIVDKLEKHEAMAYTTVVSAGASESAPMQYIAPYTGVTIAEEWMKRGKNVLVVYDDLSKHAVAYRALSLLLRRPPGREAYPGDIFFQHSYLLERAAKLSDTLGGGSITALPIIETQAGDISAYIPTNVISITDGQIFTKESLFNIGQRPAVDIGFSVSRVGSAAQTKPMKKVVSSLKLELAQYNEMEAFAQFGSDLDESTKRILNHGAKVYELLKQPQYNPLSNENQTLILLAVKERIINIVPKEKISDFKEEFIKFANSNADILKLKRQLANDKNFTDETYKIALELTLNFTKGYVQTIPDYDASKYEPVPYERN, encoded by the coding sequence ATGACCGCTAATAAAGAGTTAGATATAACTTCAGTAATTAAAAAGCAAATCAAAAATTTTCATAAAAAAATTGAAGAATCAGAAATTGGAGAAGTAATTTCTGTTAGTGATTATGTGGCAATTGTTTATGGATTAAAAGATGTGCAATTTGGTGAAGTGCTAATTTTTGAAAAATCAAATGTTTCAGGAATGGCTTATTCATTAGAAGAAGAATTTATTGGAGTTTTAATTTTAGGGGATGAAACTAAAATATTTGAAGGTGAAATAGTTCATCGTACTAAAGAAATTATTTCAACTAAAATTGGTGATGCATTAGTTGGTCGTGTATTAAATGCTTTAGGTGAACCAATTGATGGTAAAACACCACTTGCAAAATTAAAAAGCAAAGAAATTTTCACAGAAGCTCCAAGCATTATGTCACGTCAAGAAGTAAATCAACCACTAGATACAGGAATTTTGTTAATAGATTCAATGATTCCAATTGGTAAAGGTCAAAGAGAATTAATTATCGGTGATCGTCAAACTGGTAAAACTTCAATCGCCTTAGACACAATCATCAATCAAAAAGGAAAAGATGTTATATGTGTTTATGTGGCAATTGGTCAAAAAAATTCAACAGTTTCCCAAATTGTTGATAAATTAGAAAAGCATGAAGCAATGGCTTATACCACAGTTGTTTCAGCTGGAGCTTCAGAATCAGCTCCAATGCAATACATTGCACCTTATACAGGGGTTACAATTGCAGAAGAGTGAATGAAACGTGGTAAAAATGTTTTAGTTGTTTATGATGATTTATCAAAACATGCTGTAGCTTATAGAGCTCTTTCACTACTTCTAAGACGTCCACCAGGTCGTGAAGCTTATCCAGGAGACATTTTTTTTCAGCATTCATATTTATTAGAAAGAGCTGCAAAATTAAGTGATACTTTAGGAGGTGGTTCAATTACTGCCTTACCAATTATCGAAACACAAGCGGGAGATATTTCAGCTTACATTCCAACTAATGTTATTTCAATTACTGATGGACAAATTTTTACAAAAGAATCATTATTTAATATTGGTCAAAGGCCAGCTGTTGATATTGGTTTTTCTGTTTCTCGTGTTGGTTCAGCTGCCCAAACCAAGCCAATGAAAAAAGTTGTTTCTTCATTAAAGCTGGAACTTGCTCAATATAATGAAATGGAAGCTTTTGCACAATTTGGTTCTGATTTAGATGAATCAACCAAAAGAATTTTAAATCATGGGGCAAAAGTTTATGAATTGTTAAAACAACCACAATATAATCCTTTATCTAATGAAAATCAAACGCTAATTTTGCTTGCTGTTAAAGAAAGAATTATTAATATTGTTCCAAAAGAAAAAATATCTGATTTTAAAGAAGAATTTATTAAATTTGCCAACAGTAATGCTGATATTCTAAAACTGAAAAGACAATTAGCTAATGACAAAAATTTTACAGATGAAACATATAAAATTGCATTAGAACTAACATTAAATTTCACTAAAGGTTATGTACAAACAATACCAGATTATGATGCATCTAAATATGAACCTGTTCCCTATGAAAGAAATTAA
- a CDS encoding thymidine kinase, whose protein sequence is MYKKFSEGMIEVITGPMFSGKSDELLKRIITLSYANVKTLIFKPTFDTRFSDDEIVSRSGAKMKAYNVKDSQQIREIISQQKSKFKAIAIDEVHFFDKDLIFLIDELANSGYRVIVSGLDQDFLRRPFTIMPQLLAMAEHIDKLQAICVVCKNAASTTFRKVNKSNIKLIGDTDEYESRCRSCHIKGEYAKLTKMNLDKE, encoded by the coding sequence ATGTATAAAAAATTTTCTGAAGGAATGATTGAAGTTATTACAGGACCAATGTTTTCTGGAAAAAGTGATGAACTTTTAAAAAGAATTATTACACTTTCTTATGCTAATGTTAAAACGCTAATTTTCAAACCAACATTTGATACGCGTTTTTCTGATGATGAAATTGTTTCACGTTCAGGTGCAAAAATGAAAGCTTACAATGTAAAAGACTCACAACAAATTCGTGAAATCATCAGCCAACAAAAAAGCAAATTTAAAGCAATTGCCATTGATGAAGTACATTTCTTTGATAAAGATTTAATTTTTTTAATTGATGAATTAGCCAATTCTGGTTATCGAGTAATTGTTAGTGGTTTGGATCAAGATTTTTTACGCCGTCCTTTCACAATCATGCCTCAACTTTTAGCAATGGCAGAACACATTGATAAACTGCAAGCTATTTGTGTAGTATGTAAAAATGCCGCTTCTACAACATTTAGAAAAGTAAATAAAAGCAATATTAAATTAATTGGTGATACAGATGAATATGAATCACGTTGTCGCTCATGCCATATTAAAGGCGAATATGCTAAACTAACAAAAATGAATTTAGATAAAGAATAA
- a CDS encoding RluA family pseudouridine synthase — protein sequence MKITAKYSERIDKYISDNSEISRNDIKDLILNHEVFVNGISVRKPKFMLTENDEIEIINIPTKVMDINPEKIPLKIVFEDDDIIIVDKPSGMVVHPAPGNMSGTLVNALLYHFNNNLSDENGYLRPGIVHRIDKNTSGLLIVAKNNKIHKYLTEKLKNHEIKRKYKAIVENFLENDIINLDLPIGRDPQNRQKMAVIKQNSKEARTKVFLEKLFEYENKKYSLIRCELETGRTHQIRVHLSYIKHPVYGDPLYGNTVDDFGQRLHAYELSLTMPDGKELKFTSDLPKEFDIAN from the coding sequence ATGAAAATTACAGCAAAATACAGCGAAAGAATTGACAAATACATCAGTGATAATTCAGAAATATCAAGAAATGATATTAAAGATTTAATTTTAAATCATGAAGTTTTTGTGAATGGTATTTCTGTGCGTAAACCAAAATTTATGTTAACTGAAAATGATGAAATTGAAATCATTAATATCCCAACTAAAGTTATGGATATTAACCCAGAAAAGATCCCTTTAAAAATTGTTTTTGAAGATGATGATATTATCATTGTAGATAAACCTTCAGGTATGGTAGTGCATCCTGCACCAGGGAATATGAGTGGGACATTAGTAAATGCTTTGCTTTATCACTTCAATAATAATCTTTCTGATGAAAATGGTTATTTAAGACCGGGAATTGTTCACAGAATTGACAAAAATACTTCAGGGCTTTTAATTGTTGCCAAGAATAATAAAATTCACAAATATTTAACTGAAAAATTAAAAAATCATGAAATTAAAAGAAAGTACAAAGCCATTGTCGAAAATTTTTTAGAAAACGATATTATCAATTTAGATTTACCAATTGGCCGTGATCCTCAAAATCGCCAAAAAATGGCAGTTATTAAACAAAACTCAAAAGAAGCTAGAACAAAAGTTTTTTTAGAAAAACTTTTTGAATATGAAAATAAAAAATACTCCTTAATTCGCTGTGAACTAGAAACAGGAAGAACCCACCAAATTAGAGTACATTTATCCTACATTAAACACCCAGTTTATGGAGATCCTTTATATGGTAATACTGTAGATGATTTTGGTCAAAGATTACATGCTTATGAACTTAGTTTGACAATGCCTGATGGCAAAGAATTAAAATTCACAAGTGATTTACCAAAAGAATTCGATATTGCAAACTAG
- the ylqF gene encoding ribosome biogenesis GTPase YlqF has protein sequence MSHFQWFPGHMAKALREIKEKQTLADLFIITLDARAPISSYNEEFDYIAPHKPRLFVITKIDLADKSKLPKIRQRFNSENAAVIEVNLKKFSSKEKIIKAAEKLLYEKRIRDLNKGLLKPRLRVFVMGVPNSGKSTLINLVAQAKTKVGNMPGVTKGQQWIKAGDLQLLDTPGILWPKASDELIGIKIAIIGSIKFDIIPPKILFNECYRLVSKYYPEKIIQIGLKPADDEVDIYNSLHKLCEIKKFYLPNQEHNLDKAMKWFTTYLRDLKGVTYD, from the coding sequence ATGTCACATTTTCAATGATTTCCTGGCCATATGGCTAAAGCTCTAAGAGAAATAAAAGAAAAACAAACTCTCGCTGATCTTTTTATTATTACTTTAGATGCTCGTGCACCTATCAGTTCTTATAATGAAGAATTTGATTATATTGCCCCACACAAACCCCGGCTTTTTGTAATTACTAAAATTGATTTAGCTGATAAAAGTAAACTACCTAAAATTCGTCAACGATTTAATTCAGAAAATGCTGCAGTTATTGAAGTTAATTTAAAAAAATTTAGTTCTAAAGAAAAAATTATTAAAGCCGCAGAAAAACTTTTATATGAAAAGCGTATTCGCGATCTAAATAAAGGTTTATTAAAACCTCGCTTAAGAGTTTTTGTAATGGGTGTCCCCAATAGTGGAAAATCAACTTTAATTAATTTAGTAGCGCAAGCTAAAACTAAAGTAGGAAATATGCCCGGAGTAACTAAAGGACAGCAATGGATTAAAGCTGGAGATCTCCAATTATTAGATACACCAGGAATTTTATGACCTAAAGCTTCTGATGAACTGATTGGAATTAAAATTGCCATTATTGGTTCAATTAAATTTGATATTATTCCACCAAAAATTTTATTTAATGAGTGTTATCGATTAGTATCAAAATATTACCCTGAAAAAATTATTCAAATAGGTTTAAAGCCTGCTGATGATGAAGTTGATATTTATAATAGCTTACATAAACTTTGTGAAATTAAAAAATTTTATTTACCAAATCAAGAACACAATCTAGATAAAGCAATGAAATGATTTACCACTTATTTAAGAGATTTAAAAGGCGTTACTTATGATTAA
- the pyk gene encoding pyruvate kinase — MKLTDKKTKIIATIGPSSNNYETLKELVLAGVTTVRANFSHGTHEEQNGKFELAKQISKELNVPISLMLDTKGPEIRIGQMKDGAQKITANSKIKIFTGSKQFKEHVGTSSEITVSYQMDKDLKVGDLVLIDDGKLKTVVLDIKKGEILVEAQNDHKLKTNKRINLPGVEFSLPFLAKKDIADIKFGIKKGINYVAASFVNSAANIKELRTLLNENGGKHVQIIAKIESHVGTVKIDEIIKVSDGIMVARGDLGLEIPFQDVPYYQKKIIRKCRLAGKPVIVATQMLDSMENHPHPTRAEVTDVYWATELGADSTMLSGESAQGDFPLLAVKTMATINERAEREFYQKLFYDMQLKAMIASSKGKRAEIAKEIALTCQKDKVDYVVVLSRTGKLLKEVAKFRPNAPIIGILNDEAMIGAFGVTSSVYTSLDSLELFKEIKQDSAKAIDAVKPYGIKKGDIVLVVENDKITKLVAKRI; from the coding sequence ATGAAATTAACTGACAAAAAAACCAAAATCATTGCAACAATTGGACCTTCATCAAATAACTATGAAACTTTAAAAGAACTAGTTCTTGCTGGTGTTACAACTGTTAGGGCAAATTTTTCGCATGGTACACATGAAGAACAAAATGGTAAATTTGAATTAGCAAAACAAATTTCAAAAGAATTAAATGTTCCAATTTCTTTAATGCTAGACACAAAAGGTCCTGAAATTAGAATTGGACAAATGAAAGATGGAGCACAAAAAATTACAGCTAACTCAAAAATTAAAATTTTTACAGGTTCAAAGCAATTTAAAGAACATGTAGGAACTTCATCAGAAATTACTGTTTCATATCAAATGGATAAAGATTTAAAAGTAGGAGATCTAGTTTTAATTGATGATGGAAAATTAAAAACAGTAGTTTTAGATATTAAAAAAGGTGAAATTTTAGTTGAAGCTCAAAATGATCATAAATTAAAAACCAACAAAAGAATTAATCTTCCTGGCGTTGAATTTTCACTACCTTTTTTAGCTAAAAAAGATATTGCTGATATTAAATTTGGAATCAAAAAAGGAATTAACTATGTTGCTGCTTCATTTGTTAACTCAGCAGCTAATATTAAAGAATTAAGAACACTTTTAAACGAAAATGGTGGAAAACATGTGCAAATTATTGCAAAAATTGAATCACATGTGGGAACAGTAAAAATTGATGAAATTATTAAAGTTTCAGATGGTATCATGGTAGCTCGTGGAGATTTAGGATTAGAAATTCCTTTTCAAGATGTTCCCTACTATCAAAAGAAAATTATTCGTAAATGTCGTTTAGCTGGTAAACCAGTTATTGTGGCAACTCAAATGTTAGATTCAATGGAAAATCATCCCCACCCCACAAGAGCTGAAGTAACTGACGTTTATTGAGCAACAGAACTAGGAGCTGACTCAACAATGCTTTCTGGAGAATCTGCACAAGGAGATTTCCCATTACTAGCAGTAAAAACAATGGCCACAATTAATGAACGTGCAGAACGTGAATTTTATCAAAAATTATTTTATGATATGCAATTAAAAGCTATGATTGCTTCTTCAAAAGGTAAAAGAGCTGAAATTGCTAAAGAAATTGCCCTAACATGTCAAAAAGATAAAGTTGACTATGTTGTTGTACTTTCAAGAACAGGTAAATTATTAAAAGAAGTTGCTAAATTTAGACCAAACGCTCCAATTATTGGAATTTTAAATGATGAAGCAATGATTGGTGCATTCGGTGTAACTTCTTCAGTTTATACTTCATTAGATTCACTAGAACTATTCAAGGAAATCAAACAAGATTCTGCAAAAGCCATTGATGCAGTTAAACCTTATGGAATCAAAAAAGGTGACATTGTTTTAGTTGTAGAAAATGATAAAATCACAAAATTAGTTGCAAAAAGAATTTAA
- a CDS encoding FoF1 ATP synthase subunit delta/epsilon, translating to MLTTNLKIITPNGIFLEEDVEIATVTTLAGQIGIQANRVPFASYIQPSFILINWTHSSNFKKFWTNGALVYAEKSFVKIITDNIQSDIDEATIEANKQKQKHEASTVTGSEVEIKRQLKKNFKN from the coding sequence ATGTTAACAACAAATTTAAAAATTATTACGCCTAACGGAATTTTTCTAGAAGAAGATGTAGAAATTGCTACTGTAACAACACTTGCAGGTCAAATTGGAATTCAAGCAAATCGTGTGCCATTTGCTTCTTATATTCAACCTTCATTCATTTTAATTAACTGAACTCATTCTTCAAATTTTAAAAAGTTTTGAACTAATGGAGCATTAGTTTATGCAGAAAAATCTTTTGTAAAAATTATCACTGATAATATTCAAAGTGATATTGATGAAGCAACAATAGAAGCTAATAAGCAAAAACAAAAACATGAAGCTTCAACAGTTACAGGTAGTGAAGTAGAAATTAAGCGTCAATTAAAGAAAAATTTTAAAAACTAG
- a CDS encoding lipoprotein 17-related variable surface protein encodes MKINKKNLQYLAVLSTFIPFVAMSCAAAKTNTTTENSKENEKQPAAVSPTQPVTTNPENKPNATDNQNTNQKPEDSKPQPAPVKPANPDKESEIVAEKALDNLFTNFTISLKDNLFASEYLSSNLSNHLNKNKFNITTHSKVSHDNVTLTAKDLDTNAGTMTVVATISQNGKNQSKEYKLTTSKKLGFFNVVNGVSNFNSYTEYKLYNNLDVTLENPNTKGKNIDQLVNDFNSSSISNEQKIEKLKEITFIAYKFSNSPAWQKIVTPTLKIKSAEKKDESKELVINVVLAVNFTNIKDSKIETQTFESKASSGELQNSLKIPLEQENSVLKAFNEIKLKNNSFTNITNIYPSWYQKVFNQEVNEQNNLLFQFSNEYPEITTNYYGQNFHGNFYFKQLTQESSSYFANQWFDIPNELANGNKYYFKISNVYDANDAAGTMKVILEMYKINEADSYDWQNNSIAFKTFDISGVNKWQASDINKFSVKIRSNKVLNSWTTLFSFNNKKITGIWNTANKLDLSFNANGFNLNAEPWKFFDLYFDNKILNLKNPNNWPYPIDWEFKTISISEIYVQNKRLYITLKYSITVNGQKVEKTETLDAGMHIEGENNRYYVN; translated from the coding sequence ATGAAAATTAACAAAAAAAACCTGCAATACTTAGCTGTATTATCTACATTTATCCCATTTGTAGCGATGAGTTGTGCTGCTGCAAAAACTAATACTACAACAGAAAATAGTAAAGAAAATGAAAAGCAACCTGCTGCTGTTAGCCCTACTCAACCTGTTACAACTAATCCAGAAAATAAACCTAATGCAACTGATAATCAAAATACAAACCAAAAACCTGAAGATTCCAAACCACAACCAGCTCCTGTCAAACCTGCTAATCCTGATAAAGAATCTGAAATAGTTGCAGAAAAAGCATTAGATAATTTATTTACTAATTTTACAATTTCTTTAAAAGATAATTTATTCGCTTCTGAATATTTATCAAGTAATTTATCAAATCATTTAAATAAAAACAAGTTCAATATTACAACTCATTCAAAAGTTTCTCATGATAATGTGACATTAACTGCAAAAGATTTAGACACCAATGCAGGTACTATGACAGTTGTTGCAACTATTTCACAAAATGGTAAAAACCAAAGCAAAGAATATAAATTAACAACTTCTAAAAAACTTGGTTTTTTCAATGTTGTTAATGGTGTAAGTAATTTTAATTCATATACTGAATATAAACTCTATAATAACTTGGATGTTACTTTAGAAAATCCAAATACAAAAGGTAAAAATATAGATCAACTAGTTAATGATTTTAATAGTTCAAGTATCAGTAATGAACAAAAAATTGAAAAATTGAAAGAAATTACTTTTATAGCTTACAAATTTTCAAATAGTCCTGCATGACAAAAAATTGTTACTCCGACACTAAAAATTAAAAGTGCTGAAAAAAAAGATGAGAGTAAAGAGTTAGTAATTAATGTTGTTTTAGCTGTTAATTTTACAAATATAAAAGATAGTAAAATTGAAACTCAAACTTTTGAATCTAAAGCAAGTTCAGGAGAACTTCAAAATTCATTAAAAATACCCTTAGAACAAGAAAATTCTGTTTTAAAAGCTTTTAATGAAATCAAACTGAAAAATAATTCATTTACAAATATCACTAATATTTATCCTTCTTGATATCAAAAAGTATTTAATCAAGAAGTGAATGAACAAAATAATTTATTATTCCAATTTAGTAATGAATATCCAGAAATAACTACTAATTATTATGGTCAAAATTTTCATGGGAATTTTTACTTTAAACAACTTACTCAAGAATCTTCAAGTTATTTTGCTAATCAATGATTTGATATTCCAAATGAATTAGCTAATGGCAATAAATATTATTTTAAAATTTCTAATGTTTATGATGCCAATGATGCAGCAGGTACTATGAAAGTTATTTTGGAAATGTATAAAATAAACGAAGCTGATTCTTATGATTGACAAAATAATAGTATTGCATTTAAAACTTTTGATATATCAGGAGTTAATAAATGACAAGCTTCAGATATTAATAAATTTTCTGTAAAGATTAGAAGTAATAAAGTACTAAATTCATGAACAACTTTATTTTCATTTAATAATAAAAAAATCACTGGAATTTGAAATACAGCTAATAAATTAGATCTAAGTTTTAATGCTAACGGCTTTAATTTAAATGCCGAACCTTGAAAATTCTTTGACTTATATTTTGATAATAAAATCTTAAATTTAAAAAATCCTAATAATTGACCTTACCCCATTGATTGAGAATTTAAAACTATCAGCATTAGTGAAATTTATGTACAAAATAAAAGACTATATATAACTTTAAAATATTCAATAACAGTAAATGGTCAAAAAGTTGAAAAAACTGAAACCTTAGATGCTGGAATGCATATTGAAGGTGAAAACAATAGATACTATGTAAATTAA
- a CDS encoding YigZ family protein has protein sequence MHLYEIKKSKFYTAIYQVNSKKTIDEIIQKLKKEHKKARHICYAFYYQDGEGNFHGGYWDDGEPKGSAGQPLFSLLQHHHQINKLLVVIRYFGGTKLGYGGLLRAYINAAKLNF, from the coding sequence ATGCACTTATACGAAATTAAAAAAAGTAAATTTTATACCGCAATTTATCAAGTAAATTCTAAAAAAACAATTGATGAAATCATCCAAAAATTAAAAAAAGAACATAAAAAAGCCCGCCATATTTGTTATGCATTTTACTATCAAGATGGAGAAGGTAATTTTCATGGAGGATATTGGGATGATGGTGAACCTAAAGGTAGCGCAGGTCAACCGCTATTTAGTTTGTTGCAACATCACCACCAAATTAATAAATTATTAGTTGTTATACGCTATTTTGGCGGAACAAAACTAGGATATGGAGGATTATTAAGGGCATATATTAATGCTGCTAAATTAAATTTTTAG